One window of Choristoneura fumiferana chromosome 13, NRCan_CFum_1, whole genome shotgun sequence genomic DNA carries:
- the LOC141434199 gene encoding uncharacterized protein, whose amino-acid sequence MYNKMLKFKVFLLTLSFIAVQSNRRPPSRRFPLPIPKLPASLDSDLTDQLRIPNKAFCDKMESQPMDSGKILPWWTDYCQRLREKQEKKRLKDGVIDLSPYRRVLDKLKQYRLKEKSMPRD is encoded by the exons atgtataacaaaatGCTGAAATTTAag GTCTTCCTTCTCACCCTATCATTCATCGCAGTGCAATCAAACAGGAGGCCTCCCAGTCGGCGCTTCCCACTACCAATACCAAAACTACCCGCATCCCTCGACTCAGACTTAACCGACCAGCTTCGGATCCCTAACAAGGCCTTCTGCGACAAAATGGAGTCACAGCCCATGGACTCTGGCAAAATTCTGCCCTGGTGGACCGACTACTGCCAGCGATTGAGGGAGAAACAAGAGAAAAAGAGACTCAAAGACGGGGTGATTGATCTGTCACCTTATAGGAGGGTGCTGGATAAGTTGAAACAGTACAGACTGAAAGAGAAGAGTATGCCGAGAGACTAG
- the LOC141434193 gene encoding uncharacterized protein gives MDFLFVVALALQIAAIASKKYDSSSDESSIENILYYKDCSHKAKQAPIEQLRAVVSPPKPQTECVPKMCCSMSCANNCGQDANQGGNQFLQSQSMPMMQPFQPPPRQPLPLNQRPKKNKQQKPIGGRRSMGMGFTREHIKTLISQDEDIKKILKDLVRVTMQKVDLIDMINARRNANKIAQAPSSGRVFSINHSEEDDDEADM, from the exons ATGGATTTTCTATTCGTG GTAGCACTAGCCTTACAGATCGCAGCCATCGCCTCAAAAAAGTACGACTCATCATCAGACGAGAGCAGcatagaaaacatactgtacTATAAAGACTGTAGCCATAAAGCGAAACAAGCGCCAATCGAGCAATTGAGGGCGGTAGTCTCTCCCCCAAAACCACAGACAGAATGTGTTCCCAAAATGTGCTGCTCCATGTCCTGTGCTAACAATTGTGGCCAAGACGCAAACCAAGGTGGTAATCAGTTTCTGCAGTCACAGAGCATGCCGATGATGCAACCGTTCCAGCCACCCCCTCGCCAACCACTCCCGCTAAATCAGAGACCAAAGAAGAACAAGCAGCAGAAACCAATAGGAGGAAGGAGATCCATGGGAATGGGATTCACAAGAGAACATATAAAGACACTGATTTCTCAGGATGAGGATATAAAGAAGATTTTGAAGGATCTCGTGAGGGTTACGATGCAGAAAGTGGATCTGATAGACATGATCAATGCTCGGAGGAACGCCAATAAGATTGCCCAGGCGCCGTCAAGTGGTCGGGTGTTTAGTATTAATCATAGTGAAGAAGATGATGACGAGGCTGATATgtga